DNA sequence from the Geobacter sp. AOG2 genome:
CCTCGTCATCGAGCAGACCGAGATGAGCTTCCAGGATGCCCGCAACTATCGCGTCAAGAGCGACAAGGCCATTGCCACCTTCGGCTTCAAACCCCATTATTCCATCGACGACGGCATCGAGGAGGTCAAGGAGCTGGTTGTGCACAACCGCATCAAGGATGTCAACAACCCGCGCTTCACCAACCAGATGTTCCTCGAGACATACAAAACGCATCTGCTGTAATTTTACGGTTCACCGATAAAAGGAGCGGTTCATATGGATTCTGTAAGGCTTTTGGACGGGGGACTGGCGGTGGATGACCGCGGGTCGGTCTCCTTTGTGAATGGCTTTGGCTTCGAAGGGGTAAAGCGCTTTTACGCGGTCGCCAACCACCGGCAGGGATTCATCCGCGCCTGGCATGGCCACCGTCGGGAGGCAAAATACGTCTACGTCAGCCAGGGAAGCGCGCTCGTCTGCGCGGTGAAGGTGGATGACTGGGAGAACCCCTCGCCCGGCCTTCCCATAGAACGCTTTGTCCTCAGCGCGGCCAAGCCGTCCGTGCTGTTCATTCCGGCAGGCTATGCCAATGGTTTCATGTCGCTCAGCGCCGATGCCCAGTTGCTGTTCTTCTCCACCTCCACGGTCGAGGAAAGCCGGGGGGACGACATCCGTTTCGACGCCCGCTTCTGGGACCCGTGGCAGATCATCGAACGATAGGAAGGCACTTAATCATGAAACAGGTTCTCATCCTTGGCGCTTCCGGCATGCTCGGCGGCATGATTACCGATATTCTCTCCCGAGACCCCGATCTCCAGGTTACCGCAACGGTACGCAACGACCAGCTCGCGCAAACCTGCGCCGGGCTGATCCCCTCGTGCACATGGCTGCGTTTCGACGCCGAAACCGACGATATCCGGCCCCTGCTTGCCGGCAACTCGTTCGACGCCGTTATCAACGCCATCGGCATCATCAAGCCCTACATCAAGGACGACAACCCGGCCCAGACCGAGCGGGCCGTCAGGATCAACGCCCTGTTCCCCCACATCCTGGCCCGGGCCGCCGCCGACCATGGCGTCCGCGTGCTCCAGATCGCCACGGACTGCGTCTATTCGGGGCGCGACGGCAACTATGGCGAGGCGGCCCCCCACGATGCCCTGGATGTGTACGGCAAGAGCAAGAGCCTTGGAGAGGTGGCGGCCGGCAATGTGGCCCATATCCGCTGTTCCATCATCGGCCCCGAGCCCAAGGCCCATGTTTCCTTGCTGGATTGGTTCCTGGGACAGGCGCAGGGGGCCAGTGTCAACGGCTTTACCAACCATCTCTGGAACGGCGTTACGACCCTGCACTATGGCAAGGCCTGTGCCGGCATCATCAAGGCCGGGCTGGATCTGCCGCAAAAGCTCCACCTCGTGCCCACGGCGACCATCACCAAGGCCGATATGCTGGGATGCTTTGCAAAGGCGTACGGCCGCACCGACATCACCGTCAACCACGTGGAAGCCGGCACCGTCATCGACCGGACCCTCCAGACCGCCAACCCCGAGTTGAACCGGCAGGTCTGGCAGGCGGCCGGTTATGATACGCCGCCCACGGTCCCCGAAATGATCGCCGAGATGGGACGTTTCGACTTCCGCCTTGCCAAACTCGACTAACTCACCGTGAGGGCTGCATGAAAATCCTGACCATCCTGGGCACCCGGCCCGAGATCATCCGCCTGAGCCGCATCGTGGCCAAGCTCGACCAGCTCTGCGACCATGTGGTCGTCCATACCGGCCAGAACTACGACGTCAACCTGAACGATATCTTCTTCCAGCAGTTGGGGGTGCGCGCACCCGACCACTATCTGGGCGCCAAGGGAAGCTTCGGCGAACAGTTGGGGACGATCGTCGCCGGCATGGAGCGCGTCTTCGACCGGGAAAAGCCGGACCGGTTCCTGGTGCTGGGGGATACCAACAGCAGCCTGGGGGCTATCGCCGCCAAGCGCATGGGGATACCGGTCTACCACATGGAGGCGGGCAACCGCTGCTACGATGACCGAGTGCCGGAAGAGGTCAACCGCCGCATCATCGACCATTCCAGCGACATCCTGTTGCCCTACACCGAGCGCAGCCGCCAGAACCTGTTGCGGGAGGGGATTCCCGGCGAGCGCATCTATGTCACCGGCAACCCGATCAACGAGGTCATCAACCACTATCAGCCCCAGATAGCCCAATCCCGCATACTGGAAGATCTGGGCGTGGAAGCGGGCAAATACTTCCTTGTCACCATGCACCGGGCCGAGAATGTGGATATCAGGGAACGCATCGAAAGCCTGACAACGGCCTTTGCCCGGTTGCAGAAGGAATACGGGCTGCCCTTTATCATCAGCACCCACCCCCGGACCAAGGCGCGCATGGAGCAGTTCGGCATGGATACCGCCAACCCCCTGCTCCGCTTCATGCCCCCCTTTGGTTTCTTCGAGTTCATCACACTGGAGAAAAACGCCTTCTGCGTCTTGAGCGACAGCGGCACGGTCCAGGAGGAATGCGCCATCTTCGGCGTACCCAACGTGACCATTCGCGATGTCACCGAGCGCCCCGAAACCCTGGAGTGCGGCAGCAATATGCTGAGCGGGGCGGGGGTGGAATCGGTGATGACCTGCGTCAAGACCGTGCTTTCCGGCGCGTGCGGCTGGGAGGCCCCGAAGGAGTATCTTGCCGGGCAGGTGAGTGAAGTGGTGACGAAAATACTGCTTAGTTACCGTAAGAACTAGGGGAAACGCTGAAATTGCCGGACAAAAAAGCCAATGTAAAAATAGGCAAATTTGTCGTGCCACGGCGGTCTGTTACTTGAAAGGGCACCTATGACAACAAATTTAGATATAATACCTTTGATCAAGCAGTTTATTAGCCCGGAAGTAGCTACCGTGTTAGATGTAGGCTGCGGATTTTTGGATTCTCATTATGATCTTTATGAACATGATCTCCTCTGGACGTGTTTTGCTGGAAAGGACATTGTCGGAATAGATGCCTTTGGGCCTAATATTCAGAAAAGAGAGCAATTTGGTCCAAAGGGTGTTTATCTGGAGATGATGGCTGAAGATATCGACGTGTTGGCTCCAAGGGATTTGGTAATTTGCCATCATGTGTTGGAGCATTTATCAAAAGATTCTTTCGACAAGGTGATGAAATCTATTTTGAGCTTGGCGAAAAAACAGATAATTATTGGGGGGCCTATTGGCTATGTTGATAATTCGTATCACGTTGAATTCACGGGAAATCAGTATGAAAAACATGAAATAGGTCTCGATCCGGAATATTTTAAAAAGCTTGGATTTAAAGTTTATTATCTTCCGCCCGTTTTT
Encoded proteins:
- a CDS encoding dTDP-4-dehydrorhamnose 3,5-epimerase family protein, which codes for MDSVRLLDGGLAVDDRGSVSFVNGFGFEGVKRFYAVANHRQGFIRAWHGHRREAKYVYVSQGSALVCAVKVDDWENPSPGLPIERFVLSAAKPSVLFIPAGYANGFMSLSADAQLLFFSTSTVEESRGDDIRFDARFWDPWQIIER
- a CDS encoding SDR family oxidoreductase; the encoded protein is MKQVLILGASGMLGGMITDILSRDPDLQVTATVRNDQLAQTCAGLIPSCTWLRFDAETDDIRPLLAGNSFDAVINAIGIIKPYIKDDNPAQTERAVRINALFPHILARAAADHGVRVLQIATDCVYSGRDGNYGEAAPHDALDVYGKSKSLGEVAAGNVAHIRCSIIGPEPKAHVSLLDWFLGQAQGASVNGFTNHLWNGVTTLHYGKACAGIIKAGLDLPQKLHLVPTATITKADMLGCFAKAYGRTDITVNHVEAGTVIDRTLQTANPELNRQVWQAAGYDTPPTVPEMIAEMGRFDFRLAKLD
- the wecB gene encoding non-hydrolyzing UDP-N-acetylglucosamine 2-epimerase, whose product is MKILTILGTRPEIIRLSRIVAKLDQLCDHVVVHTGQNYDVNLNDIFFQQLGVRAPDHYLGAKGSFGEQLGTIVAGMERVFDREKPDRFLVLGDTNSSLGAIAAKRMGIPVYHMEAGNRCYDDRVPEEVNRRIIDHSSDILLPYTERSRQNLLREGIPGERIYVTGNPINEVINHYQPQIAQSRILEDLGVEAGKYFLVTMHRAENVDIRERIESLTTAFARLQKEYGLPFIISTHPRTKARMEQFGMDTANPLLRFMPPFGFFEFITLEKNAFCVLSDSGTVQEECAIFGVPNVTIRDVTERPETLECGSNMLSGAGVESVMTCVKTVLSGACGWEAPKEYLAGQVSEVVTKILLSYRKN